In the Andrena cerasifolii isolate SP2316 chromosome 3, iyAndCera1_principal, whole genome shotgun sequence genome, ACCTGGTTATCAACTGTGTAAGGTACGCAGCCTGTCGCGTCACCTGTAATTAAGAAATTTCCCCGTGATTTGTGTTTGTTACACCAAGCTCTTTGAAATTTCACACTAAATTCTACGAGAAGTAACGCAGCTTCTAACGCTAAAACCAGTCCTTTCGTAGGATGACGATGGCTTTACCTTCGGCGAGAAAGACGGCAACGATTAGTATTGCCTTCCACATTTTGCGATTGTTGGTCGTCCCAGGTAGAAATCAGGGGTGGGTGTGTTAATGTTAACCGATCCTTCGGATTATTATATAGCAATGCTTCTGTGTACTTTTGGGTGATGGGAGGGGAAAACGAATTATGTACATTATCCTTAGGTCATTTTGCCGCAAGCATTCATATATCTCTCCACATACATGTATGTAGGTACTGCTAGAACACAACGTTATAATGACAAGGCTGCAAAATGATAAATGCTGCTTCTGTGCATCGAGGCTTAAACGTAAACAGCTGGAACGTACAAGATCGCGCGTCACTTTTAACACATTTAACAGCATtacttaaatgtattatttagtTATATTATACTCCATCTACTGGAGGTTCGTTTCAAAGCTAATGGTACAGAAAATTCCTAGTAATTCCTTGCGGTGGCGAGCTGGCCAGGGTGTCAGCTCGCCTGATGGATAACGGGCCCTGATGATGAAGTGGGCCCCCTTAAACATCAGACAATATATTGCAAATTTTAATGAAGTTTTAGGAGCtcgaaaatataatagaagtcccaatattattactgtatgcaactaaaatttacgttgtattactattttaataaaaagatttaACAAAATCATTTGTCGAGGATACTTTatatttaagaatataataaataattctgaTTCGGGTTATGCGAGGCCGATGCATacgttatttcttataaaaattaatgatCGCCTACAGTTGTGGGCTAAAGGGTAGGCCCCCTTTTTCTCCTTGCGAACAATATTTTTAGTCCCAGTCCGTCACTAGTCTCTTGCATATTCTTATCATAATTTATGGAACGATTGATGTTGATTAATGCTAGGAGATAGCGATTGCATATTATGTAGTAAACGAAAGCTTAAAAAATGCACATGATCTATGTACATTGTACAAGACAAGGCACGTGTCAACGTTCGGCGTTCCCTGCCGttagatttatataaaaattaaataaaatatttcgaataCTTCTTCGAGTTCTTTGTGCGTACGTATGGGTAACaattatgtaaatatttctCCAGGTGATCTCGTTGCCAGTCGGCTGATTGCGATGCTTTATGTAATAACTGATTAttcgtttattaatatttacaataGCTGGATAAAACAAGTTCATGATTATTCGCGAGCTGGCGAGTATAAATACGCTCAATGGATCATGTTCAGCCTTCAAATCTTATTTTCTCGGCTCTCGTACTTCTCATCATTAATCTACGCGTTGGGTTGTGGAATTGAGTTTTCAGAGAAATATATTTGAAGTAGCCTCGATTAAAATTGATCggtaactttatttattatgtacatTAAGTGTTTGTGGTTCGTCATTGCTGTCCAAGTTACAATCTAATAGCATTAACCAGCATACTCGTAGAATCGCAAGTATCTATTATCGATTGTATTTTAGGGTGTTCATAGAATGTGGAGACAATTCTAGGCAAATAGTACCCTTCTGCAGATCCTCCAGAGTCACGTGTTGCGAGGTATTCTGCCTGTAACACGCAAGGAAGCCTTAATAATGTgaaattacaaatttcaacCCCTCGCCTTGCAGTGTCTAAGTTTTGCAAAACACTTTACACGCAATTTGGTCTTACCTGTTGTATAGTACCGTAACAATTTCGTTCGAAGGTGTTAGGAAGGCTACAGATTTGACGTGGTCATCGTCAGTGATATTAATCCTAGTAGAATCTCTGTCAACGAATCTACTGAAATGTGTGAGAGCATAATACATAGGTTGTTTATAAAATTCGTCCGTTTCTGGATTCACAATAATAGGCGAATCGACGAAATTGTTAATCCAATTTGGTCCACCTTTGTCGTCCAGCGCAATGTTCCAATCAACCCAACCGACCGCCCAATGATTCATGTACTTCAAACAAACAGTTTACACTGTTATTCAGTTAACCATCTTTTAAGTACGGCAACTCCATATATGACAATTATATTTACCTCTATTATACTTAAAATATACTCTTCTCCACGATCCCATGATCCTAATAAAACTTTGGGATAATTCGTCACAATGCTTCCTGTAGCAATGTAAACCCATACtgttatactttttaaaataggtACTTAATCCACAGAGGTGGTTACTTGCTGGATTTAGCttgaaagaattatttatatctgACCCTCGCAATTTAGGAAGAGTCTGATTAGAAAGCGTACCTGTACATGCTTCGGTCATGAGGATAAATTTATCCGGATATGAATCTTGTGTCTGATCCAGCACTAAAGGAGGAGCAACGTTATCTCCGTACCAATGTACAGCTGTACCTACGATGTATTCTTTTGCTTGTTCATTGCTGAACACCTGTTCTATGTACCAAGGCAAGTTAAATCTCTGATCGTCTAGGGCCATAATCAATGTCTCGTTGTGTCCCGACGCGGCCAGAGTTGGGCCCAAGTTATCAGCGACCCACGTAGCCATCGTGTCAGGGGTCCATCCCATGGTGTTCAGAACGTCGCTGGGTATGTAGGCATTGAACGGCTCGTTGCCAGTTGTAATCGCCCATATATCGAGCCCGTTTTCCTTGTATTCGTCCAGAAATTTCACCAAGTAATTTGCATAATCCTGATAGTATTCCGTTTTCAAGAAACCTAAACCGGTGATTAGAATGTTGGTAGCcttccattacttagttatcgTAGCCGCGTTTTCGATTGCCGTTTTTGCTCTGCTGTACCGCTAAACTTACCATATCCATTGATTTCATCGTTTGTCTTCATCCACGCTGGAGCGGACCATGCGGCACTAAAGAACTTTACGTCGGGATTTAACTCGAGGGCCTTCTTTGCGTATGGTATCTTGTACTTGTGGTCTTCCTTTGCGAGCGCAAAGTGTTCCAGCTTAGTATCGTCGTCGACATCGTCGTATGTGTACGGTCTCGTTGAGAAATCGGTGCCACCGATTGGAATGCGACCTAGGGTGTACCTGCTTCCTGTTTTGGGATCGTAATACGTTCTGTTCATAAAGAAGCTCGATTAGTTATGCGTGggtactaacaataagtgctTCGTTCATGTAAACTGCAGTACGATAGCGTAACTTTgactaatttcttttaaacaaatccTACGAGAAGTGTTTACCGAATTCGGCAACCGAAATTTACTTTTCGATTGCTACTCGATATGCACGTAACAAGTTATACTTTCTCAACTGAAGTATATTTGGATATCTATGAGGCTCGTACTAAATCGTTTAATCACTTTACTTCTAAGTCAAGTCAAATGCTGGTGATTACCGAATCAGTTGGTCTTGAGTAGCCTGGCTGAGCATCTTTATATTTATGCCCACAGAATCGGTAAAGGCACCTCCGTAACCCAGAATCTGTTGGTACCTTTTCGTGCTATCTATGTTAAGATTTATATTGGAGGGGTCGCTGTCACAGCTTCCAAACTTCACCTCCGACTTGCTCAATCTGAGACCTGCCTTGTTCGACACGTACCAGTACGCACTTCCATTTTCTGGGACTTCTAGCTCGTTGTCTGGCAGACCATCACAGTATGTCGCGTTGCAAACGCATACGATTCGATCGGAACCGAAACTTCGAGGTACGCAGTCGTTCGCATTGCCTGTCAAGATGTTCTTGAATCAAGAAGAGGAGAAGCAGAAGTATCGCAgatttttttacacaatttCTTTTTGATAGAGTAACGCGCTTTAGGTTGACTCTAACAATAGCTTCGGTAGttctaaaaatctaaataatAGATAGATTGACGTATGTATTTCACGAGGACTGCACACAGCACTGCCAACTAACGTCTAACGCTCTTACAGTTTCGTGCGTCAGTCTTGCGCCGATCTTAATATTTTCTCTGCTGTTCGAATTTTTGTGCTTCTGCTATAAACTGCTCTAGAAAGTCTCAATAAGTTTCGCTCTTACCTTCAACGACAAGAGCAGCTATAATCAGAAGTGCTGTCCGCATAGTCCAACGTTCATGGGTGAGATTAGATTTAAAACTGAAGTAGCTCGCGTTGAACAGTGGAGGGATTATTATATAGTCGTGGTGTTTCGAACTTTGGAATGTAGTAAGAAAAGCAAAATTCACGCTTATTGTTCGTTTACCTGTTGCCTTATTCATAAATGTTGAATACATCCCCATaatgaaaactttaaaaaagtaaaaaaaatatgccaagtacatgaaatcaaataaatcgcaaaaaatagaagctaataataattacaaaataaaaaaaaaatgggaaatcaaaatgagctgctagtacataaaggtgctttccaactgcgcttaaaatgacacaactacatatacacagctagaatgctgtgttcatacattccattactcatatcgcggacattttaataatgcgaaaataaaatgtaacatctagacatttgcctagatgtccgcggcctggaagtcaaatacttggcgtggccaggctaggtcaaggtgtcgatgaataagaatttaattatttaaaaacgcaaaataatgaaagtgtactcatattgacagagttttaaattgacaaattatttgaaaacatGTGGGAGGAAAGGTATCAGTTGCGACAAATGACcttggaattattttaaaacacaatataatgaaaatgtactcatattttCAGAgtttgacaaattatctgaaagcttgggaaagggaaggtatgggtattgatgaacCGAGAATACCTTGcgtggccacgccaagtatttgacttccaggccgcggacatctaggcaaatgtctagatgttacattttatcttcgcattattaaaatgtccgcgatatgagtaatggaatgtatgaacacagcattttagccgTGTATATGTacttgtgtcatcttaagcgcagttggaaagcacctttatgttcttgcagctcattttgatttcacgaAAAACTATCGGTAATAACTGACTATATATTACGAATAGGGTATTTATGCAATGCAACGCGGTAAAGATCTTATAAACCAAATGAAAGATGTTATGCGTAGGTATCTATAATATTTGCAGTACCTACACATTCCACCTGTGTCaatataccgtaaactgggggaacattggcatgtttttggaacattttgctatataatataaaaattaacattttcacatttgctttaagtatcctatcataacattgcaacttttgtgaatgcactatAAGTGtcgaaatgcataaaatttgtgtccTTATCCTTTTTTAGTACGtgttaaatacctgccgatgttaccccgtaaccgggtaacattggcacatcatatataaataacactaaaaagttaaagttttaccacatctgtacttacattaacacttaaatttgtttctttttatgttcaatggtttttattttttttattttagtttttatttttttaattaacaattttaaatttggtttaggtaCCCTATTATAACATTACATCGTTTGTGATGGcaatacaagtgtgaaaatgtataaatttttattccttttcctttttactagatgttaagtagatgccaatttTACCCTGTACTGCCAATATTCCCTCAGTTTACTGTACATGATAAAGTCCTAAGCAACAAGTGAATCAAGTGCTTTTAGACGTAGGACGGAAGGAATACCTACCTAATAGCAAGCCAGCTATGTTTTTTTCAGAGCTTCATCTTCGGAATAAAGAAACGCGATGGACTGTttctgatttactgtttttctttaATAGATTGTTAAACAGGTTGCTAATTGATCGCAAATTTTGATATTAACTTTCACGTCCCATCCAAGCCATTTAGGGGTGTACAGATTTGTCACGCGTTACACCACGCTATACATATATGTGTACGTAGGTCTGGGTCCGGTTAAATTTATGAGGCTATACAGCTGCGAGTGCATATTAGATAAATATTTCCTGTTTCTCCATTAAATAGATAACAAAAATGCTATGCAAGTTACACATTTTTCAGGAATGTGTAGATGGCCTATACCTATAGACTGTGCAGTGAATTGTAaagtaaaaattgcaaattttgtaattgcaaaaattgtttcGTATAGCTTGTATAtatgaatataataaaatatcagttattcatacagtgaaaaattatgcaaattggTTAATGGAAATATGGAATTATGCAGCACGTTGTTTTATAATATGAAGATTCTTACGAAGGCCCTTCGTGAAACTAACAGACTTTAATACCTTCCGATGACTTGAATCGAGTCACTCGATGCATTCGATAtcagatgttactttgttcgtAGCTCTATATACATGCAGATGTAGAATAAGGTAGGTCGAGAATCGTGGGTTGATCTAGGTAATCGATCATGTGTACATTGACAGGCAACAGAACATGTATTGCAATTATCGTTTATTGTTACAGATAAAGTTACAATACGATGGTAAATTCAATACTGATTGAACCGCAACTTTCACTGCTTGTACTTCACGGTGTTTATAGAATGTGGAGACAATTCCAAGCAAACAGTACCCCTTTGCGGATCCAGTACAGTCACGCGCTGCGCGATAATGTTCCTGTAACACGAAAATGATGTCTTATCGTTAGTTATAATTTAGGAGTAGGTACTGCAGCCATCGATCCCTCGATATCCAGAGTATAATTTTGGCAAAGAAACCGAGGCTTACGTAAATATGAACGAGACGATGCTTCAAATACAACGCTAAAACTAATTTAGGATTACCTGTTGTATAGTACAATGACAACTTCGTTGGAAGGTGTTAGGAAGGCTACAGTTTTGACGAAGCTGTTATCGGTTATAGAAATCCTCTTCGATCCGCTGGGAACGAATCTACTGAAATGTGTGAGAGAATAGTACATGGGTTGTTTATAAAATTCGTCCGTCTGTGGATTCACAATAATAGGTGAATCGACAAAATTCTGAATCCAGTTTGGTCCGCCCGTGTTGTCCAGGGCAATGTTCCAGTCCACCCAACCGACTGCCCAATGGTTCAGGTACTACAAACAAAATCATTATTACGGCGAATGTTTGCCAAGCAAGATCATTGCGCATAAGTACACAGGTATGTAGGCTAGTTTGTTTTACCTCTATTATGCTTAAGACATATTTTTCTCCTCGTTCCCACGATCCCAATATAACTTTGGGTTGCAACAGCTCGGTTCCTGTGAACATACAGGTGATGTAACGTTTACGCAGCATTTAGATTGCAAATTATTTCcgttaaaatgaaattaattgaTTGTCAAAACCAACTCTACAGCGCAGACGAACGAGGACTTTTCGTTCGGTAAGCTCACCTTCGCATGCCTCAGTCATCAGAATAAATTTATCTGGATATCCCTCGTGCGTTCTGTCCAACACCGATGGAGGAGCAATAAAATCTCCGTACCAATGTACAGCTGTCCCAGAGATgtaatgtttcgctttcttATTAGCAAATACCTGCTCCATGTACCAAGGCAAGTTAAACCTTTGATCATCTAAGGCCAGAATCAACGTCTTATTGAATTTCGACGCGGCTAGGGTGGGGCCCAAATTATCAGCGACCCACTTAGCCATTGTTGGGGGGGTCCATCCCATTGTGTTAAGACGATCGAAAGGTACGTAGGCATCGAACGGCTCGTTGCCCGTTGTAATCGCCCATATGTCGAGTCCGTTCTTTTTGTAGCCTTCCAAAAATTTCATCAAGTATTCGGCATAGAGCTGATAGTATTCCGGTTTTAAGAAACCTAAACGGTGATCAGAAGGTTGGTAGCGTTCGACTTCAATGAAGCTTATAGCTAGCATGTCGTTTGTTAGCTGTGACAAGCTGTTGTTGCCCTACTGTACTGCTAAACTTACCAAATCCATTGATTTCATCGTTTGTCTTCATCCACGCTGGAGCGGACCATGCGACGCTGAAGAACTTTACGTCGGGATTTAACTCAAGGGCCTGTTTCGCAAACGGCATCTTGTACGTGTAATCTTCCTTTTGGAGCGCGAAGTGTTCCAGTGTAGTATCGTTTTCGGCATCGTCGTATGTGTAAGGCCTTGTCGAGAAATCGGTACCACCGATTGGTATGCGACCCAGGACGTACTTGCTTCCTGTTTTCGGATCGTAATACGTCCTGCAAACAATGTGAAACAACACTGTGCATATTTGGCCTGAAGCAAGTTCACCAGTGAACTTTCATTATGGAATGTATACGTGTATACGTCGATGAAAGTTTCCGGGTGCAAGTGGTAATACAGTAATTACTCTAACTGTCTAACTGATGTTTCGCAtacatttgaatttttaaacgaactTTATCTTGTATTTAAAAACGCCGTTGGAAAAAACAGCGACCTTCAATTCTGGGAAATGGATGTAAATGCGAAAAATTTCCTTTGAAAATGTTTGCATTATCACTCATAATGTATGTATGGAGAATGCAGATAGAAACATGGGTATGCGTATGCCTGCGTTACGAACTACAGTTGCTTGGTCTCTGTATAGGTAGAATAATTATATGAAATGCTccttacagaaaaaaaaaattcgcggTTGTGATAGCTATTTAGACTTATTCGTGAAAGATTTAATTCTCAAGCAGTGATTAAGTTTGGTGAATAGAATAAATATGTAAGTAGCATTGCATCAGTAGATGATGATAATTACCGCATCAATTGGTCTTGAGTAGCCGAGCTGAGTTTCTTTATGTTGATGCCAGCAGAATCGGTAAACGCACCACCGAAACCGAGAATCTGTTGGTACTTCTTTGTGGAGTCTACAGTCAGGGCTACATTGAGCAAAGAGTCCTCGCATCTTCCAAACTTCACATTCGATTTGCTCAGCCGGAGACCTTCCCTGTTCGTCACATACCAGTTTGCGCTGCCGTCATTCGGAACGTCCAGCGCGTTGTCCGGTAGACCATCGCAGTAGGTAGCGTTGCAAACGCATACGATTCGATCGACACCGAAACGTCGGGGTACGCAATCGTTTGCGCTACCTGTAATTAACGATATTTCTATATCACTTAGGGCAGAGCGAATGATTTAAGGATGTGACGACACCATATCTGATGATCCGCAACGCATCCGTGTTAAGGCCCACGTGCAGCTTTACCTGTGGCGAGGAAGAAAGCAACAACCAGAAGCGTCTTCCTCATGTTCCAACCGGCCAGTGacatattttatattgaaaCTAAGAATAAGTAAGCTGGCCTTAAATGGCAAATAACTTCTTATATAGTCGTGGTTCTCTACACTCTGGAACGTGGTAGGGGTGAGAGCATACGCATTGGCTGTTGCTTTGCTTGTCATCTTAATCGCAAACGTTTAACATATACCTAATTCATGTGTCATCAGTAAAGGTAATGTTTGGTAACGTTTCAAAAGTAATCGTAGGACTTTATTATTTTCACACCTTTCATATATAACACTCGCAATAACATTATTGTGACGCTGTCGCTACGTCGTGGCCTAGTAGATATCTTATAATCCTATCGACAAACTGTATAGCCGTTTTTGTAGGATCTTTTCAGATCTTTTAAGTGTCTGCAGATACGTGCGGTGAATGAACCGTGTATTGTAAGACAATGTTATCTATGCTGTATAAAGTCGCTTTCACGGAAGCTTCGTTATCGCAATCAGGCAAATCAGGGAGCATTGACTTTTCGTTCTCTAGCTGTACATGATCTTAAATATGAAGCGGCAATTGATCGAAAAGTTAATGAACATGGTTTAGGAATAGTACCTATATGAAGGTGACATTCAAAGGATATGTACATGTGTACGTAAAGATTGGCCAGACGTACCTCGACGAAGTGGCTGTTCAAATGAAAAGCAGAAGAAACAGCATGTCTTTGTTTGTTTAACGCGGACACTACATAAGTCGAATATTTCGTACATATGGCGGGATGTGTAGGGGAGAACGGGGACAAACGTAGCGGcttcatgaaagtaacacgccttttgcccccttccacaaacatttcctaAACGTTTGCTTTGCACAGTTACacgtgtatagtgtctcttttactgtactgagtgacgctgagcagtaacacgaatcgtataTCCTGGGCAAGTTaaacttgttatttagatcattcaggtaagtttctcctattctggctttttttgttaatattcatagttacactggagatattaaaccaattagttgctagagcgttcttagataatgtctttataagttcctgtatttgattttaacaagtATCGTATAGTTTGCAGGGTCGGCGTGACAATACATATGATACCGGGCGAAATCATTTTTTGGCGCcctcttcttaattttttaataaaaaaaaatccatctgttttactttatatagttttatttagttttattataatacataataaatacaTGTTCAGGTGAAGATTTGTCGTCAGTGTTTACATTTTTAGGTTGATTATCATCACGTTCTTCCTCTTCGAAAGTAATTGTATCGATTTcagtaggctaggccaaatgtaaaaaatgttacctTTGTCCCCACTCTCCGCTACTAAATATTAATGAACGAGAATGGAGAAACGTTTAGTCCGATATAAATGATGTTACTCCTGTTTCAGGAGAAGTAGTAAAAGTGATACACATAATTGCCCACTTGGCGTAAATGTAAATTGATGCCCATTAATGTGTAAGTTGAACATTTTCCTTGTATCAAGAATACGAAATGGAAATGTAGATAGAACATGTATAATGTGGGATCTTTAAATAAAGGAGGGAACTCGGGGTTTGGGAAACACTGACtaaactacactgcgttccacgttagagcatactcgtttcgcgcaggcacaACCCTCGGGAAGCGTTGCTacgcccgactccccacttaaccgcctatatTCTTCTCCGCCTCACggccctctactctctctgttaacttttcgCGCGGGACGTCTTCACATACGGGGTGACATAATTAGTATTATATACGCACAGCTAGAAACTAGTGGTTTAAAATGCGATTCCagctaagcaaaattatttttgtcgttATTCATTCCTGTGCGTATATATAGTTTAAAAGTATTTActcatttaatttgtttacactCACCAAGTAAAGAACACACCAAACAAAAAGTGTGGCACCTGCTGACGATTAGCAAagtaaatgaatacaaaagtgaataaataaaataaaggtataaaaactgtattttaatatttgtaaagaataaaCAGTCAAATACTCATTTTGTTATTCCATTGAGCGTAATTAGTTTCTCTGTTCGACCACAACTATCGCTATTTTAGCCAGACGACATTTAGATTTGTTTGCAAATAATTTTCGAACACGTCGATTCGAGAAGTACACAGGGATGTCGTAAGTTAtgcaattaaattttattatatttaggtaAATCATCCTTTACAACAATTCGGGTGCTGGCCTGCAACCCGGGCGCAAATAAGCAATAAAATCGTAACGCTGATAGATCTGCAAGCTATACGGACGTTAAATGtaccggtgattatgaaagtggtccaaGTAGAAAATGTGAAGGAACTGAATCTATCTGTTATTTTGTATCACATCGATTACACAACCGCAGAAGTCTAAACGTTGCGAAACGAGAGACTTGAATTGAATCATTAAAAGTTCGAGGTCTACGTCTGCAGAAGGACTTGTTGTTAGCGGGAGAATGTTTCAAATTGTTTTACCAAAGCCGTTGATTCCGTCGTTAGTTTTCATCCATAATGGTGGTGACCACGCGGCACTGACTAACTTCGTGTCAGGATTCAATTTCATAGCCTCCTGTATGAACGGTATCTTATAatccaggggtgcacagggagccgtttttagcgcctagctgcgagcaacccgcctgtcccgttgctaaggttagaatcggtgaggagaactgcagtagcgtAGGTGCGTGCTCataggcgcgtagcgtaagtatatgtatttcggctgttggacgctcggctggttgctcgcagctaggcgctaaaaacggctccctgtgcacccctgttaTAATCCTACTCTTCTTGAGCAAGTGCGAAGTGTTCGAACAAGGTATCGTCTGAGACGTTATCGTAGGTGTAAGGTCTTGTCGAAAAATCGGTACCGCCAATTGGAACGCGACCTAACGAGTATCTACTTCCTTTCTCGGGACCGTAGTACGCCCTACAGATAATGAAATTCTGTCGGTTACATGGACTTGCGTTTAGGGTAACGCAACTGCCTACTCGAATTACAGATTTTGTATAAGCAGCAATAGCACGGAGGAATAGAATTCAACACTATCACCACGTTTGAAACAATTAAAGCATTATTATATTATCGAATCAGTTGGTCTCGAGTAGCTGGGCTAAGCTTCTTTATATTTATGCCCGTAGAATCGGTAAAGGCACCTCCGTAACCGAGAATCGCTTGATACTGTTTCGTGCTACCTTATTGTTAAGGTCGGACCGAGAAAGAGCCCACAGGAACTGAAGGAGGACTTGCACATGTGCATTCTGAGTCCCTTTTTGGTCGACACGTACCAGTAGAAGGTTCCTTCTTCAGGGACCGTCGGTTTATTGTCTGGTGTAGCGTCGCGATAGGTAGCATTGCAAACGCATACGATTTCGTTGGGACCGAAACTGCGAGGCACGCAATCGTTCGCGTTACCTGTGATTTATTGATAACGTATTAAGAATTCAACATCGGAACACGCAAGAAGGCTACAAAGGACAACGACACCTGAAATTCATTTAATAGCCTGGGGCAGAATAGCGGCTGActagtattatataatatagaTTAATACATTTACTAGCGCCAGTTTCGCAACAGTTGTTACAATCAGCGTTGACATTGGGTTTACACTTTTACAGATAACCATGTCTTCTGGCCAGGGAATCTTGAGTTTGTGAAATAtgatataactttatttttacCTGTGGCAGCGAAGAAGGATATAACCAGGAGTGCCTTCCACATGCTTCGAT is a window encoding:
- the LOC143366678 gene encoding lysosomal acid glucosylceramidase-like — encoded protein: MRTALLIIAALVVEGNANDCVPRSFGSDRIVCVCNATYCDGLPDNELEVPENGSAYWYVSNKAGLRLSKSEVKFGSCDSDPSNINLNIDSTKRYQQILGYGGAFTDSVGINIKMLSQATQDQLIRTYYDPKTGSRYTLGRIPIGGTDFSTRPYTYDDVDDDTKLEHFALAKEDHKYKIPYAKKALELNPDVKFFSAAWSAPAWMKTNDEINGYGFLKTEYYQDYANYLVKFLDEYKENGLDIWAITTGNEPFNAYIPSDVLNTMGWTPDTMATWVADNLGPTLAASGHNETLIMALDDQRFNLPWYIEQVFSNEQAKEYIVGTAVHWYGDNVAPPLVLDQTQDSYPDKFILMTEACTGSIVTNYPKVLLGSWDRGEEYILSIIEYMNHWAVGWVDWNIALDDKGGPNWINNFVDSPIIVNPETDEFYKQPMYYALTHFSRFVDRDSTRINITDDDHVKSVAFLTPSNEIVTVLYNRQNTSQHVTLEDLQKGTICLELSPHSMNTLKYNR
- the LOC143366682 gene encoding lysosomal acid glucosylceramidase-like isoform X2, producing the protein MSLAGWNMRKTLLVVAFFLATGSANDCVPRRFGVDRIVCVCNATYCDGLPDNALDVPNDGSANWYVTNREGLRLSKSNVKFGRCEDSLLNVALTVDSTKKYQQILGFGGAFTDSAGINIKKLSSATQDQLMRTYYDPKTGSKYVLGRIPIGGTDFSTRPYTYDDAENDTTLEHFALQKEDYTYKMPFAKQALELNPDVKFFSVAWSAPAWMKTNDEINGFGFLKPEYYQLYAEYLMKFLEGYKKNGLDIWAITTGNEPFDAYVPFDRLNTMGWTPPTMAKWVADNLGPTLAASKFNKTLILALDDQRFNLPWYMEQVFANKKAKHYISGTAVHWYGDFIAPPSVLDRTHEGYPDKFILMTEACEGTELLQPKVILGSWERGEKYVLSIIEYLNHWAVGWVDWNIALDNTGGPNWIQNFVDSPIIVNPQTDEFYKQPMYYSLTHFSRFVPSGSKRISITDNSFVKTVAFLTPSNEVVIVLYNRNIIAQRVTVLDPQRGTVCLELSPHSINTVKYKQ
- the LOC143366682 gene encoding lysosomal acid glucosylceramidase-like isoform X1; protein product: MQQTKGIGFKRVLTNNRSMWKALLVISFFAATGSANDCVPRRFGVDRIVCVCNATYCDGLPDNALDVPNDGSANWYVTNREGLRLSKSNVKFGRCEDSLLNVALTVDSTKKYQQILGFGGAFTDSAGINIKKLSSATQDQLMRTYYDPKTGSKYVLGRIPIGGTDFSTRPYTYDDAENDTTLEHFALQKEDYTYKMPFAKQALELNPDVKFFSVAWSAPAWMKTNDEINGFGFLKPEYYQLYAEYLMKFLEGYKKNGLDIWAITTGNEPFDAYVPFDRLNTMGWTPPTMAKWVADNLGPTLAASKFNKTLILALDDQRFNLPWYMEQVFANKKAKHYISGTAVHWYGDFIAPPSVLDRTHEGYPDKFILMTEACEGTELLQPKVILGSWERGEKYVLSIIEYLNHWAVGWVDWNIALDNTGGPNWIQNFVDSPIIVNPQTDEFYKQPMYYSLTHFSRFVPSGSKRISITDNSFVKTVAFLTPSNEVVIVLYNRNIIAQRVTVLDPQRGTVCLELSPHSINTVKYKQ
- the LOC143366682 gene encoding lysosomal acid glucosylceramidase-like isoform X3, with the translated sequence MWKALLVISFFAATGSANDCVPRRFGVDRIVCVCNATYCDGLPDNALDVPNDGSANWYVTNREGLRLSKSNVKFGRCEDSLLNVALTVDSTKKYQQILGFGGAFTDSAGINIKKLSSATQDQLMRTYYDPKTGSKYVLGRIPIGGTDFSTRPYTYDDAENDTTLEHFALQKEDYTYKMPFAKQALELNPDVKFFSVAWSAPAWMKTNDEINGFGFLKPEYYQLYAEYLMKFLEGYKKNGLDIWAITTGNEPFDAYVPFDRLNTMGWTPPTMAKWVADNLGPTLAASKFNKTLILALDDQRFNLPWYMEQVFANKKAKHYISGTAVHWYGDFIAPPSVLDRTHEGYPDKFILMTEACEGTELLQPKVILGSWERGEKYVLSIIEYLNHWAVGWVDWNIALDNTGGPNWIQNFVDSPIIVNPQTDEFYKQPMYYSLTHFSRFVPSGSKRISITDNSFVKTVAFLTPSNEVVIVLYNRNIIAQRVTVLDPQRGTVCLELSPHSINTVKYKQ